A segment of the Fusobacterium ulcerans genome:
TATCTTCAGAACCATCATTAACACATATTATTTCTATATTTTCAAAGTCTTGTTCTATTACACTTCTAATACACTTCTCTAAATGTTTTTCTCTATTATATATTGGTATTATTATACTAATTTCAGGACTTTTTTGTTTTTCTTTAAATAAAAAGTAATCTTCAGGTACTCCTATATCTATAAAGTATCCCTTACTTTCATACGAATACTTTTCTATTTTTTTATCTTCTAATACCTCTTTTTCAAATGAAAAATTTTCTTTCTCCACTCTATTCAATAAATCTTTTTTTATTAGATATATTCCTCCATTTATTTTTCCTTTAGCTTTCTTCTTTTTTTCTTCAAATTCTATTATTTTATTTCCTTTTATTATTAAAGAGCCATATCTATCAAAATTTTCCATTTCTTTTACTGTAACTGTTAAGATACTTTTATTTTCAGTGTGAAATTCTTTCATTCTTTTTAAATCAATATCAAAGAAAGTATCTCCATTAACTATAAAAACATCTTCTTCTTTAGCTAACTTTAAAGCTTTTTTTATAGCTCCTCCTGTTCCTAGAGGAGTTAATTCTTCTGAATATGTTATTTCAATACTTTCATATCTATTTTTAAAATATTCTTTTATTATTTTCTTTTTATAACCAACCGCTAAAATAATATGTCTTATTCCTTTTTCTCCTAAATCTTTTATTAAATATTCTAAGAAAGGCTTTCCATTTACTGGAGCCATCGGTTTAGGAACATCTGATACCACTTCTTTTAATCTTGTTCCAAAACCTCCAGCTAGTACTATAGCTTCCAATTTTTATTCCTCCCCAAACATTTCATTTTCTACTCCTAAACATAGAGTATGGTAAATCGGCAAATGATATTCTTGAATAATATATGTTTCCTCTTCTTCAACATTTATATTTATATCTGATATATCTTTTAATTTTCCACCAAACTTTCCTGTCAACGAAATTATTTTCATCCCTTTAATTTTAGATATTTGCGAAGCATAAATAACATTTTTTGAATTTCCTGATGTACTTATAGCTATTAATATATCTCCTTCATTCCCATAACCTAATACCTGTTGAGCAAAAACAAGTTCAGAATTATTATCATTGCTATAAGCTGTTATCAATGAAATTTCACTTACCAAAGCTATTGCAGGTAATGAGCTCTGTAAGTTATTTATAAAATATTCTGCTTCTTGTGGAAATGTATTTTTAATTTTATCTATATATTTATTTTCTAATTTTCTTGGAAGAACAAAGCTTTTCATGAGTTCTCCTACTATATGTAAAGAATCTGAAGCACTTCCACCGTTGCCACAAATTAGCAATTTCCCTTTATTTTTATAGCAATTTACTATCTCTAATATTGAATTCTCTATTTCTACCTTACAATTAGATAATTTAGGAAATCTTATAATTAAATTCTCTATTAATATATTTGTAGATTTTTTCAATTTTATACACCTCTTATTCATATAAAGTCCAAGCCTGTGCCCCTTTTTCTGAAAATTGTGCCAATATAACTTTCCCTTCTTTTCTTCTTAATTTTTCTATTAGAGCATATCTTTCTTTTGGATCACAAAGTATCATCATAAAACCCCCTCCACCTGCTCCTGATACTTTAGCTGCTTTTCCACCATTATTCATTATAAAATCATAAGTTTCATTTATAAAATTATTAGAAATTGCATTTGACATTTTCTTTTTAGATATCCATCCATTTTTTAGACACTCAGCAAACCTTTTGAAGTCACCTCTTAAAATTGCATTTTTCATCTCAATGGCTGATTCCTTTAATTCATGCATTCCTTCTAAACTTTTTTCAGACTTTTCTTTTACATTTTTGATTTGCTCATCAATTATTTTTGCAGATTCTCTTGAAGTTCCTGTATAATATAGAATAAGTGAACTTTCTATCTCATTTTTTATCCATTTTTTCAATCTTAATGGATTTACTATCACTCTATTTTCTGAATAAAATTCCATAAAGTTAAATCCACCAAATGTAGCAGAAAATTGGTCTTGTTTCCCTCCACTTAAATTCAAATCTATTCTTTCTATCTCATATGCCAAATTAGCTATATCATATTCCCCTAATGGTAAATTTAACCATTCCATATATGCTTTTATTATAGCTACTACCATTGTTGAAGAAGAGCCTAAACCTGAACCTGCTGGAGCATCTGAATAAGTTGTCATTTTAAAAGATAATGGTTTCCCATCATTGTACCTTTTAACGATTTTATTATAGACTCCTTTATGAAGCAAAAGATTATTATCTATTTCTAAATAATCCTTACTCTCTCCTTCAAATATTTCATGTCTATCAGTTGAATTAAAAATTATCCTATTATCAGCAGTAGGCTCAATAGTACAATAGGCATACATATCTACTGTAACATTAAGCACAACTCCTCCATATTCATCACAATATGGAGATACATCTGTTCCTCCTCCAGCAAGTCCTAATCTTAAAGGTGCTTTAGATCGTATTATCATTTGTATTTCCTTTCACTTCTAGTTCTTCAAATAATTTTTTAAATTTTTTTATTGAAGAATTATAGCTATATTTTTCTATAAAAATTTCATTTGTATATTTATTTATTTTAGGCATTCCATTATTTTTCCAATATTTTATATAATTATTTATTTTTTCTATAAATTCTTTTGAAGAATTACAAATACCGCCAACTTTGTCATAATCCATTTCATAACCTTGAAAGGATTCTATAGTTCCAAAGATAGTTTTTCCATAAGATAGCGCTTCTCCAGTTTTTACTTTCATCCCTCCTCCAGCAAAAATAGGAGCTATTACTGCATCAGCATCTAAATAGTAATTATCTAAATTTTCAACTGTTCCAATAACTTTTACTTTTTTATTTAATTTTTCAAATTTTTCTTTATATTTTTCCATTCCCTTGCCTACAATATATAAATCTGCTTCTACTCCTTCTAAAACATTTTTTATAAAAAATTCTACTCCATTTAAATTAGGTTTTAAACTTGCTGTTCCCACAAAAAGTAAATTAAATTCTACTGAATTAAATAATTTCTTTAATTCTTTTTCTATTTTAGGTATAGGTAAAGTTACTTCTATCTCTGCATTAGATTTATACCCATACTCTTTTTCTAATAATTTTGTATCTCTGCTATTAAGAGTTATAATCTTATCTGAATTTTTAAAAGATTTATTTTCATTTATTTTTGCATTAAAGATTTCTTTTTTAGCTTTTAATATTCTAAAAAAGCTTTTTAAATTAAATTTATCTTTTTTATATTCAATAAGTATAGAAGAGAAAAAGCAATAATTAATATCATGGCAAAATATTATTATTTTCTTTTCAGGAAATTTTTTTTTAATTTTTTCTGCTAAATAACCAAATCCACTATTATCTAAAAAAATAATATTATAATTTTCTATTTCTATTTTCTTAATTATTTTATTTTCTATAATTAATGAACTGGATTCTAATCTATTAAAAAAAGTTATACTCACAATTCTTGAAAAAATATTTTTAGATATAACATCATAGATATCAACTTTTTCTTTTCCAAAAATAGTTACTATATTTTCTAAATTTCTTTTAGATCCTAAATAACCTCCACTTTTATTATCTTTTTTTAATCTATTCGTTATAAATAAAATTTCTTTCATTTTCACCTCTTTTTTAACTCTTTTCTTAGAAAGTTTTTATAAATTATTTTTCTTAGCCTATTTCCACAAATTCTTACCCCTGATCTAATTACAATATTTGTTAGATAATAATAAGTATTCATATATCCTTCTTTATAAAACTTTGTTAAAGCTTTTATTTCATTTTTGATATATGAAATCCCTCCTCTTCTGTCATAAACATCCAAATTACTCCTTATGTAAAGTAAATTTTCTTGAATATTATATCCTTTGCCTAACTTCAACATTCTTAAAAATAAATCATAATCTTCAAACCAAAAACAATCATGATAATTTCCTACTTTTATTACATAACTTTTTTTAAAACCTATTCCTGCATGTATAAATGGACATCTTCTTTTTGAAAATTTTAAAATTTCTTCATTCTTTTCAGGTAAAATTCTTTCTGAGATAATATCATTTTTATCTTTATCAAAATCATATCCATTAGTTCCAACTAAGATTAAATCTTTTTTTTCAGTAAAAATTTTTACTTGTTCAAATATTTTCTTAGGATGCATAATATCATCTGTATCCATTCTTATTATTATTTCATTTGAACAATTTAGTACTCCTTCTCTTAATGCTAGTCCTAATCCTTTATTTTTTTCTAAAGGAACTGTTTTCATGTTTATCTTATTTTTATACTCTTTTATTACTTGTTCTAATTCCTCTGTTAAAGGCCCATCTTTTACCAAAACTATTTCATCTGGCAAATAAGTTTGCTCCAATATACTATTCAAACTTTTTCTAAAATACTCAGCTTTTTCTTTAGAGTATATTGACATCAAAACTGATACTTTTGTTTTCTCCATCAATATGCCCCCTTTTTCCCAACAACATTCTTTATTGTTTTCACTGTTATTATTATGTCCAGCCACAATGACCAGTTTCTTATATAGTAAAGATCCAGCGCTATTCTTTCATCATAGTTCTCAACATCTGACCTTCCATTTGCCTGCCACATTCCTGTTATTCCTGGTTTTACTCCAAATATCTTTTTGCTATTTTCTTCCCCATAATATAAATCTACTTCTTTTTGTACTACTGGTCTTGGACCTACAAATGACATTTCTCCTCTTATTACATTTATAAATTGTGGAAACTCATCTAATGATGTCTTTCTTAAAAACTTTCCTACCTCTGTTATTCTTGGATCATCTTTTAACTTAAAGTTCTTATAGAACTC
Coding sequences within it:
- a CDS encoding D-sedoheptulose-7-phosphate isomerase produces the protein MKKSTNILIENLIIRFPKLSNCKVEIENSILEIVNCYKNKGKLLICGNGGSASDSLHIVGELMKSFVLPRKLENKYIDKIKNTFPQEAEYFINNLQSSLPAIALVSEISLITAYSNDNNSELVFAQQVLGYGNEGDILIAISTSGNSKNVIYASQISKIKGMKIISLTGKFGGKLKDISDININVEEEETYIIQEYHLPIYHTLCLGVENEMFGEE
- a CDS encoding glycosyltransferase family 4 protein, producing the protein MKEILFITNRLKKDNKSGGYLGSKRNLENIVTIFGKEKVDIYDVISKNIFSRIVSITFFNRLESSSLIIENKIIKKIEIENYNIIFLDNSGFGYLAEKIKKKFPEKKIIIFCHDINYCFFSSILIEYKKDKFNLKSFFRILKAKKEIFNAKINENKSFKNSDKIITLNSRDTKLLEKEYGYKSNAEIEVTLPIPKIEKELKKLFNSVEFNLLFVGTASLKPNLNGVEFFIKNVLEGVEADLYIVGKGMEKYKEKFEKLNKKVKVIGTVENLDNYYLDADAVIAPIFAGGGMKVKTGEALSYGKTIFGTIESFQGYEMDYDKVGGICNSSKEFIEKINNYIKYWKNNGMPKINKYTNEIFIEKYSYNSSIKKFKKLFEELEVKGNTNDNTI
- a CDS encoding glycosyltransferase, giving the protein MEKTKVSVLMSIYSKEKAEYFRKSLNSILEQTYLPDEIVLVKDGPLTEELEQVIKEYKNKINMKTVPLEKNKGLGLALREGVLNCSNEIIIRMDTDDIMHPKKIFEQVKIFTEKKDLILVGTNGYDFDKDKNDIISERILPEKNEEILKFSKRRCPFIHAGIGFKKSYVIKVGNYHDCFWFEDYDLFLRMLKLGKGYNIQENLLYIRSNLDVYDRRGGISYIKNEIKALTKFYKEGYMNTYYYLTNIVIRSGVRICGNRLRKIIYKNFLRKELKKR
- a CDS encoding dehydrogenase, which translates into the protein MIIRSKAPLRLGLAGGGTDVSPYCDEYGGVVLNVTVDMYAYCTIEPTADNRIIFNSTDRHEIFEGESKDYLEIDNNLLLHKGVYNKIVKRYNDGKPLSFKMTTYSDAPAGSGLGSSSTMVVAIIKAYMEWLNLPLGEYDIANLAYEIERIDLNLSGGKQDQFSATFGGFNFMEFYSENRVIVNPLRLKKWIKNEIESSLILYYTGTSRESAKIIDEQIKNVKEKSEKSLEGMHELKESAIEMKNAILRGDFKRFAECLKNGWISKKKMSNAISNNFINETYDFIMNNGGKAAKVSGAGGGGFMMILCDPKERYALIEKLRRKEGKVILAQFSEKGAQAWTLYE